In Balearica regulorum gibbericeps isolate bBalReg1 chromosome 26, bBalReg1.pri, whole genome shotgun sequence, one genomic interval encodes:
- the LOC104632656 gene encoding activated RNA polymerase II transcriptional coactivator p15-like, translating to MPKAEELAGTSGSESGPEGEGKKRKKEMSSKSEKRLKTEAKPSKVAEKPLERGSEEEGMFQIGKMRYVRVSCFKGKVLVDIREFYADKEGNMKPGRKGIALSAEQWNQLKEIIPEIDAVVKK from the exons ATGCCCAAGGCCGAGGAGTTGGCGGGGACTAGCGGTTCCGAGAGCGGCccggagggagaggggaag aaaagaaagaaagaaatgtcttcTAAGTCagagaaaaggctgaaaacagAGGCTAAACCTTCAAAAGTGGCAGAAAAACCTCTGGAACGAGGCAGTGAAGAGGAGGGTATGTTCCAG ATTGGGAAGATGCGTTATGTCAGAGTGTCCTGCTTCAAGGGGAAGGTTCTTGTGGACATCAGGGAGTTCTACGCTGACAAGGAGGGCAACATGAAACCGGGGAGGAAAG GGATTGCCCTGTCTGCAGAACAGTGGAACCAGCTGAAGGAGATCATTCCTGAGATCGATGCTGTGGTCAAGAAATAA